A single genomic interval of Magnetospirillum sp. 15-1 harbors:
- a CDS encoding PAS domain-containing protein — MAIDRSLTNVERTFQWDDVIVSKTDLTGKITYANDVFLGISGYTEEELLGAPHSILRHPAMPRCVFKFLWDRIAAGHEVFAYVLNRAKNGDHYWVFAHVTPCYDRTGKMVGYHSNRRVPKPEAVATVKPLYETLLGIENSAADRKQGVEQSFAALVKTIGDLGFDSYDRLVMTISR; from the coding sequence ATGGCCATCGACCGATCGCTTACCAATGTGGAGCGGACCTTTCAGTGGGACGACGTCATCGTCTCCAAGACCGATTTGACAGGAAAAATTACCTACGCTAACGACGTTTTCCTGGGGATCAGCGGCTATACCGAGGAGGAACTTCTCGGGGCGCCCCATTCGATCCTGCGGCATCCGGCCATGCCGCGTTGCGTCTTCAAATTCCTGTGGGATCGCATCGCCGCCGGCCACGAGGTCTTCGCCTATGTGCTGAACCGGGCCAAAAACGGCGATCATTACTGGGTGTTCGCCCATGTGACGCCCTGCTACGACCGGACCGGCAAGATGGTGGGCTACCACTCCAACCGCCGCGTCCCCAAGCCCGAGGCGGTGGCCACCGTCAAGCCGCTCTACGAGACCCTGCTGGGCATCGAGAACAGCGCCGCCGACCGCAAGCAGGGCGTGGAGCAATCCTTCGCCGCCCTGGTCAAGACCATCGGCGATCTCGGATTCGACAGCTATGACCGTCTGGTCATGACCATCAGCCGGTAG